The following is a genomic window from Capnocytophaga stomatis.
TTGAAAGCAATTTACAACCACGATGTTCTCCTTACCGAACTGCTCCTCGTTGTAACCAATCACAAAGTTACGAAAATTTGAAAGCAATTTACAACATTGGGCGTTGTTGGTTCTGGCGAAAAGTGGTTGTAACCAATCACAAAGTTACGAAAATTTGAAAGCAATTTACAACAGAAAAAAAATATGGACTTGCAGCTCCCATGTTGTAACCAATCACAAAGTTACGAAAATTTGAAAGCAATTTACAACAGAAAAAAAATATGGACTTGCAGCTCCCATGTTGTAACCAATCACAAAGTTACGAAAATTTGAAAGCAATTTACAACCTACATCTTTTCTACTCAAAAATAACTTACGTTGTAACCAATCACAAAGTTACGAAAATTTGAAAGCAATTTACAACATCTCCAGCAGGACAAAAAAGCACATATTTGTTGTAACCAATCACAAAGTTACGAAAATTTGAAAGCAATTTACAACCACGATGTTCTCCTTACCGAACTGCTCCTCGTTGTAACCAATCACAAAGTTACGAAAATTTGAAAGCAATTTACAACATTGGGCGTTGTTGGTTCTGGCGAAAAGTGGTTGTAACCAATCACAAAGTTACGAAAATTTGAAAGCAATTTACAACTTATAAACTCACGGCGTGAGGGTGTCGTATGTTGTAACCAATCACAAAGTTACGAAAATTTGAAAGCAATTTACAACTTTATTTTGCATTGTTTTTAAGGCGTTTTGGTTGTAACCAATCACAAAGTTACGAAAATTTGAAAGCAATTTACAACCACGATGTTCTCCTTACCGAACTGCTCCTCGTTGTAACCAATCACAAAGTTACGAAAATTTGAAAGCCGTTACAATAATTTTTGTCAATCTACAAATACTTTATATCTTCGCGTAGTTTTGGTGGGGAATTTGTATTTTCGTTAAAAATAATCGGAAAGGCACAAATTTAAAAAATGTAGAAAAATGTATTCAACAACTAAGGCAATTGTAATTTCAGCTTTGAAATATGGAGATAATAGCTTGATAGTTAAATGTTTTACCGAAGATTTGGGTGTTCGTTCGTACTTGCTTCAAGGCGTTTTATCCTCAAAAAAAACAACATTAAAACCAGCTCTTTTTCAGCCTTTTATGCAACTGGAATTGGTGGTAAGTAACAGAAACACAGCCTCTTTGGAACGCATCAAGGAAGCAAAAGTAACCAAAGTTTATCAGTCCATACACACAGATATTTACAAAAGTTCCGTAACAATGCTCTTAGCCGAAATTTGTTCTTTTGCCTGTGCTAATGAGTATGCAGAACCTGATTTGTATCAATTTTTAGAGGAAAAATTATGTTTTTTTGATGAAAATGATTTCTTGCCCAACTTTCATTTAAAATTTTTGATTGATTTAACACGATTTTTAGGATTTTATCCCGATACTTCCAATGAGGATAATTTATTTTTCAGTTTGGAGGAAGGAACTTTCAGTCATTCCGATGAAACAAAACATTCTATTTCGGGCAAAGAACTTATTTTTTTTAAAAATATTATTTCTTGTGAATATTCTGATTTATATGAAATTAAATCTTCAAAAAATGAAAGAAATATTCTTTTAAATCATCTTTTAAAATATTATCAGTGGCACTTTCCCGGTTTTAGAAAGCCAAAATCTTTGGAAGTTTTGCAAGTTTTATTTTGATTTGAAGTTCTTTCAAAAAAATCCTTCTTAGTCAGCAAATTCAAAAAGTTTAATACTAAAAATAGCTTAAAATTTTATATAGTTCATTTTTTAATCTTAACTTTGCCAGTTGAGAGGTGAATTTTTCGGATATTGGATTTTCAGCTGATTTTCTGATGTTTGTAATTTTTCAGCTTTATATTTAAATTTTTTAAATGTTAATTCGAATATGAATATATTAATCAAATCTGCAAAAATTTTAGATAAACTAAGTGCTTTCCATAAAACTACTAAAGATATTTTAATTTCTGATGGAATTATTACAAAAATTTCAGATGCCATTACAGCTGAAAATGTAGATAAAATCATTGAAAATGTGTATGTTTCGCAAGGTTGGGCGGATAGTAGCGTTTGTTTTGGTGAGCCGGGATTTGAAGAACGAGAAACTCTGGAAAATGGAATGAAAACAGCCGAAAAAAGCGGTTTTACGCACGTGCTTGTTAATCCATTAACGAATCCGGTGACAGACACAAAGGCTTCCGTATTGTATATCAAGAATCAAACGAAAAATTTTGCAGCAACAGCACACCCCATCGGAGCTTTGACAGAGCAAAGTAAAGGAGAGGCTTTGGCTGAATTATTCGATATGAAAAGTGGTGGAGCTGTGGCTTTTGGCGATTATAAAAAAGCAATAGCAAATAATAATTTATTGAAAATAGCGTTGCAATATGTACAGAATTTCGGAGGAATAGTAATTTCTTTCCCCAATGATTCAAAAATAATGGGAAAAGGAGTTGTTAATGAGCATATTTCCGCAACCAAATTAGGGCTAAAGGGAATTCCTGCCTTAGCCGAAGAACTTTGCGTTGCTCGTGATTTGGCGGTATTGGAATATACGGGCGGTAAGTTGCACATTCCAACCATTTCAACGGCGAAATCTGTGGAATTGATTCGTGAAGCAAAGAACAAAGGACTTGATGTAACTTGCAGTGTTGCAGTTCATAATATTCATTTTACTGATGAGATTTTGGACGGATTTGATACCAATTTTAAAGTATTACCGCCATTACGTGATAAAGAAAATGTTGAAGCCTTACGTAAAGCTCTGAAAGAAGGAGTGATTGACTTTGTGACTTCCGACCATAATCCGTTAGATATTGAATTGAAATTCAAGGAGTTTGATTATGCATCATTTGGTACTATCGGTTTGGAAAATGTTTTTGGTATTGTAAATCAGTATGTTGATTTGGAAACAACAGTAGAATTACTGACTTCTGCCCGCAAGCGATTTGGAATAAAAACGGAGCCAATTTCAGAGAATATTCAAGCGGATTTAACGCTATTCACTCCGGAAAGAAATTATGTATTTGAAAAAGAAAATATCTTATCAACTTCAAAAAATTCGGCTTTTATCGGAGAAACTTTAAAAGGAAAAGTTGTTGGAATTATAGCTAATAATCAGTTTGTTATGAATGATTAATTTTTCAAAATGTGAATTTATAAATCGTTGTAAAATTCTGATTATAAGCAATTAATCTTTGTAAGTAAAAATAATAAAATAGAGAACAAAAATATGGAAACAAACAACTCTTTACCATTAAGGTATGTTATGCGTGAACCTTTGGTGAAAGTCAAGCGTTCGCCGGTTATTTTTATGCTTCACGGCTATGGAAGCAATGAAGAAGATTTATTTTCTTTTGCGGGAGAATTACCGAAAGAATATACAATCATCTCATTAAGAGCTCCGTACAGGCTTCCTGAGTTTGGATATGCTTGGTATTCAATCAATTTTGATGAGGAACAAGATAGGTGGAGCAATAATGAGCAAGCTATAAAATCACGTGATTTGGTGGTAGATTTCATCGATGAAGCGTGCAAATTGTTTAATTTGGATACGAAAAATATTACTTTGTTGGGATTCAGCCAAGGAAGCATTCTCAGTATGTCAATTGCAATTTCATATCCTCGTAAAATACGGAATGTGATAGCTTTAAGCGGATATTTAAATACAGAAATTTTGAAAGAGGACTACAATGAGGAGAATCATTCTGCTTTGCATTTTTATGTTTCGCACGGCACAAGCGATCAAGTAATTCCGATTGAATGGGCAAGAAAAACTCCGGAATTTTTAAAAAACTTAGGAATTGAGTGCGTGTATGAGGAATTTCCTGTTGGTCACGGAGTGGCTCCACAGAATTTCTATTCCTTTAGAAATTGGCTTTCAAATAATTAAAAATATAAAAATTTAGTGCTATATTGAAAATTTTGATGAGAAATTTCAAACAAAACCTTTAAAATTATGCGAGGTGTAATAAAATCAAAATACGATATTTTAAAACAACAGGCGTACGTTATCATTTATGGTACAAATACGCCTTTGGGTAAGCTTTTTGATATTGTTCTGCTGATACTTATTTTCCTCAGTGTAATTATGGTAATGCTTGAAACTGTGAAAGATATAGACCATCAAGCTCACGGAATTTTAGTGTTTTTAGAGTGGTTCATCACAGTTTTCTTTACACTTGAATACATTTTGAGAATTATTTCTAACAGAAAACCGTTACAATACATATTTAGTTTTTACGGAATAATCGACTTGATTTCTATTCTACCGATGTACTTATCGTTTTTTATTCCCGGTTCAAAAGCTCTTTCAGTGGTTCGGGCTTTGCGTCTGTTGCGTGTTTTTCGTATTTTGGAACTCGCAAACTTTATGAATCAAGGGGAAGAATTAAAAATGGCACTGCGAACCAGCCGAACCAAAATAATGGTTTTTATCTATTTTGTTTTGGTGATTTGTATTTTGTTAGGTTCTTTAATGTATGTTATTGAAAGTGAGGAAAGTGGATTTACCAGCATTCCTCGAAGTATCTATTGGTGTATAGTTACCTTAACCACAGTGGGTTACGGAGATATTGCTCCGGCAACGACACTCGGACAAATGGTAGCTTCGTTTGTAATGGTTTTGGGATATGGTATCATTGCCGTTCCAACGGGAATTGTCACAGCTGAATATTCACGAGTAAAAAGGAAAAATTTTGATGTTAGGGAAAGCGAGGAATACCAAAAAGAACAAGATGTAAACGCAGTTGTTTGCCCGAATTGCAGCAATGAAAATCATCAGGAAGGAGCTAAATTTTGCTGCAAATGTGGAGTTTTATTAGGAAGAGAAAAAGATGATAGAAGAACATAACAATTTGTTAATAACTGTTGTAGGTCCTACCGCTATTGGCAAAACGCGTTTGGCAATAGAATTAGCAAAACAATTTGATACAGAGATTATTTCGTGTGATTCTCGTCAATTTTTCAAGGAAATGCGAATTGGAACAGCAGTTCCCGAACCATCTGAGTTGGAAGCAGTAAAGCATCATTTTATTCAACATAAAAGTATTTTTGATTCTTATTCTGTTGGAGATTTTGAACGTGATGCAATCCAACTTCTTGAAGAGCTTTTTGAGAACAGAAAAGTTGTAGTGATGGTAGGAGGGAGCGGACTTTATGCTGATGCAGTTATAAAAGGGCTTGATGAATTTCCTGAAGTTCCCGAGGAAGTTCGTGCGGAATTAAATCAGAAATATCTTCAAAAAGGAATTGAATATCTGCAAGAAGAGTTAAAAAAGTTAGATTTTGTACAATATTCCCGAATGGATATACAAAATCCACAACGGCTGATTCGGGCTTTGGAGGTGTGTTTGGCAAGTGGAAAACCATATTCTTCTTTTTTAAATAGGAAAGAAACCAAAAGAAATTTTTCACATATAGAAATTGGACTTACTGCCGAGAGAGATATTGTATATCAGCGGATTAACCAACGAGTGGAACAAATGCTCGAACAAGGTTTGCTTTGTGAGGTTCAAGAATTAATTCCTTATAAAAATTTAAATGCTTTACAAACAGTAGGTTACAGGGAATTATTTCAGTTTTTTGAAGGAAAATATTCATTGGATTTTGCAATAGAGGAAATCAAAAAAAATACTCGGCGTTTTGCCAAGCGACAATATACTTGGTTTGGTAAAAATGAAAACATTAAATGGTTTGATTATCAGTGTAATATATCAGATGTTTTAAAACAAATTAACTTTAATCGAAGCGATTAAAATCTTTTCACAATAAAGATTAAAATTAATATTTTTAATTATTTATCTTTGAAAATTATTAAAGTTTTATTAAAAATTGAAATTTTGTTTTTTTGTATCTGTTTTCTAATTACATTTGCCCCAGAGATTAAACTAAAATAATTTTAAAACAAAAAATCAAGTAGTTATGGGATTTTTAAAAGAATTTAAAGAGTTTGCCGTAAAAGGAAACGTGATTGATTTGGCTGTCGGTGTTATCATCGGAGGGGCTTTTGGTTCAATTGTTAATTCAATGGTATCAGATGTGATTACGCCATTGTTATTGACTCCGGCTTTGGAAGCAGCAGGAGCAGACAGATTAGAGGAACTTGTTTGGAACGGAGTATCTTACGGTAAGTTTTTAGCGGCTGTTATTAACTTCATTTTCATTGCTTTCATATTGTTTGTGATGATTAAAGGAATTAATTCAATGAAGAAAAAAGAAGCGGAAGCTCCAGCACCTCCTGCAGGACCTACACAAGAGGAATTACTTGCGGAAATCAGAGATTTATTGAAAAAATAATAAAATAACGTATTTAATTAATACGTTTTGTTAAGGCTATCTTTTGTTAAGATGGCCTTATTTTTTGTCTTTCTACTTTTATTGTTTTATCTTTGTTGCACATTGCTAATTTGTTTAATATGGCATACATAGATTATTACAAAACTTTGGGCGTTGAAAAAACGGCAACTTCCGAAGAAATAAAGAAAGCGTATAGGAAGTTAGCCAGAAAATATCATCCGGATATGAATCCGGGAGATAAGGTTTCGGAGCAAAAATTCAAGGAAATTAATGAAGCTAACGAGGTGCTTAGCGATCCGGAAAACCGAGCGAAGTATGACAAATACGGAGAAAATTGGAAACACGGGGAGGAGTACGAAAAAGCACAACGTCAATATTCAAGAAATAACTTCGATGAGACAGATTATGAGAGTTCGGCGGATTATTCCGAGTTTTTCAGAGATATGTTTGGCGGAGCGGGCTTTGGCGGAAGTTCCTACAGCCGTGCATCAGGTAAGTTCAAGGGACAAGATATTTATGCCGAAGTATCACTTTCTTTCAGGGAAGCAGCTCAAAAGCAACAAAAGACGTTTTCTGTCAACGGAAGAAACATTCGTATCACTGTGCCGGCTGGGGTTCACGATGGGCAGCAAATAAAACTGAAAGGTTACGGAAGCAAAGGATACAACGGAGGACCGAGCGGAGATTTGTACATAACTTTTAATATTCAGCCTGATACGCAGTTTGAACGCGTGGGTAATGATTTGAAAACCAGAGTTTTGATTGATTTATACACAGCGATGTTGGGTGGAGAAATTCAAGTGGAAACCTTGGAAGGAAAAGTGAAACTAAAGGTACAGCCTGAAACTCAGAATGGTATGGTAGTACGCCTGAAAGGAAAAGGTTTTCCTGTGTACAAGAAGGAAGGAGAATTCGGAGATTTGTTTATCACATATGAAGTTCAGCTTCCTAAAAACTTGACAGACAAGCAAAAAGACCTATTCGAACAACTTAAAAATTCATAGATTATGGAAGGAAGAATTTCAAGAGAGGAAATTATCAGGATATACAACATTGAAATTGCTTTTTTCAATGAGTTGGAGGCTTGTGGGTTGATTCAAACTGAGGTCGTGGATGAAACTATTTATCTTAATTACGACCAGTTGTCTAATTTTGAGAGATTTACAAATTGGTATTATGATTTGGAAGTAAATATGCCAGGCTTGGAAATTATCCATCATTTGCTAAATCAAATTCAATCATTACAAGAAGAAAATAGGAAATTATTGGGCAGATAGAAAAGTTACCTTTTTATTTATTACCTTTGGCAAAAATTAATCTTTATGGAAAAAAAGCAAATCATTCAAAAAAGCTTGCTAAAAAGCATATCATACACAACCTACAGAAATCTTATTGATAAAATGGTTGAGGAAGGCAAAACAAGTGGTCCGGAACAAACTCAAGACCTTATTGATTATACGGCACTTAACGAGAAACGTTACAAGAGATTGGATAAAACTATAAAAATTTCAGAGGAAAAAGCTGAATTTTTTAAAAATTATTCAAAAAGTGTTACTTTTCTTGTAATTACGGAAACTTGGTGTGGAGACGCTGCTCAGATAGTTCCTGTTATTAACAAAATAGCAGAATTAAATCCTAAAATCACTCTAAAATTAGTGTTTAGAGATGAAAATGAGGAGCTTATGAATTTATTTCTTACCAACGGCGGAAAAGCAATCCCAATTGTTGTAGTTTTGGATTTGGAAGATAACGTGTTGGCATCGTGGGGCTCTCGTCCGTCAATTGCTACTAAAATGGTTGAAGATTATAAAGCTCAGCACGGAAAATTATCTGCGGAATTCAAAGAAGAATTACAGAAGTGGTACAACCAAGATAAAGGAAACAACATTGTTGATGATTTTATCAAAATATTAAGCGAGAAATAAATTTTTCTGAGAAATTATTTAGAATTGATAATCAACTCGGCGGTACGGTCACTTGCACCTGAACCTCCGAGTTTTTTTCGCAATTCGCTATAATCTTTGAGTATTTTCTCTCTGTGATTGTCATCTAAAATTTTGTCTAATTCAGTTTTTAAATTGTTTTTATTGAATTCATTTTGAATTAGTTCTGTAACAACAGGTTTATCCATTATCAGATTTACCAACGAAATGTATTTCAGGTTGATAATGCGTTTAGCAATTTGGTAAGATAGCCAATTTCCTTTGTAGCAAACCACTTCGGGAACGTTGAACAGAGCGGTTTCGA
Proteins encoded in this region:
- a CDS encoding thioredoxin family protein; translated protein: MEKKQIIQKSLLKSISYTTYRNLIDKMVEEGKTSGPEQTQDLIDYTALNEKRYKRLDKTIKISEEKAEFFKNYSKSVTFLVITETWCGDAAQIVPVINKIAELNPKITLKLVFRDENEELMNLFLTNGGKAIPIVVVLDLEDNVLASWGSRPSIATKMVEDYKAQHGKLSAEFKEELQKWYNQDKGNNIVDDFIKILSEK
- the recO gene encoding DNA repair protein RecO; amino-acid sequence: MYSTTKAIVISALKYGDNSLIVKCFTEDLGVRSYLLQGVLSSKKTTLKPALFQPFMQLELVVSNRNTASLERIKEAKVTKVYQSIHTDIYKSSVTMLLAEICSFACANEYAEPDLYQFLEEKLCFFDENDFLPNFHLKFLIDLTRFLGFYPDTSNEDNLFFSLEEGTFSHSDETKHSISGKELIFFKNIISCEYSDLYEIKSSKNERNILLNHLLKYYQWHFPGFRKPKSLEVLQVLF
- the mscL gene encoding large conductance mechanosensitive channel protein MscL — encoded protein: MGFLKEFKEFAVKGNVIDLAVGVIIGGAFGSIVNSMVSDVITPLLLTPALEAAGADRLEELVWNGVSYGKFLAAVINFIFIAFILFVMIKGINSMKKKEAEAPAPPAGPTQEELLAEIRDLLKK
- a CDS encoding DnaJ C-terminal domain-containing protein, with amino-acid sequence MAYIDYYKTLGVEKTATSEEIKKAYRKLARKYHPDMNPGDKVSEQKFKEINEANEVLSDPENRAKYDKYGENWKHGEEYEKAQRQYSRNNFDETDYESSADYSEFFRDMFGGAGFGGSSYSRASGKFKGQDIYAEVSLSFREAAQKQQKTFSVNGRNIRITVPAGVHDGQQIKLKGYGSKGYNGGPSGDLYITFNIQPDTQFERVGNDLKTRVLIDLYTAMLGGEIQVETLEGKVKLKVQPETQNGMVVRLKGKGFPVYKKEGEFGDLFITYEVQLPKNLTDKQKDLFEQLKNS
- a CDS encoding ion transporter, with amino-acid sequence MRGVIKSKYDILKQQAYVIIYGTNTPLGKLFDIVLLILIFLSVIMVMLETVKDIDHQAHGILVFLEWFITVFFTLEYILRIISNRKPLQYIFSFYGIIDLISILPMYLSFFIPGSKALSVVRALRLLRVFRILELANFMNQGEELKMALRTSRTKIMVFIYFVLVICILLGSLMYVIESEESGFTSIPRSIYWCIVTLTTVGYGDIAPATTLGQMVASFVMVLGYGIIAVPTGIVTAEYSRVKRKNFDVRESEEYQKEQDVNAVVCPNCSNENHQEGAKFCCKCGVLLGREKDDRRT
- a CDS encoding dihydroorotase, with protein sequence MNILIKSAKILDKLSAFHKTTKDILISDGIITKISDAITAENVDKIIENVYVSQGWADSSVCFGEPGFEERETLENGMKTAEKSGFTHVLVNPLTNPVTDTKASVLYIKNQTKNFAATAHPIGALTEQSKGEALAELFDMKSGGAVAFGDYKKAIANNNLLKIALQYVQNFGGIVISFPNDSKIMGKGVVNEHISATKLGLKGIPALAEELCVARDLAVLEYTGGKLHIPTISTAKSVELIREAKNKGLDVTCSVAVHNIHFTDEILDGFDTNFKVLPPLRDKENVEALRKALKEGVIDFVTSDHNPLDIELKFKEFDYASFGTIGLENVFGIVNQYVDLETTVELLTSARKRFGIKTEPISENIQADLTLFTPERNYVFEKENILSTSKNSAFIGETLKGKVVGIIANNQFVMND
- a CDS encoding alpha/beta hydrolase, yielding METNNSLPLRYVMREPLVKVKRSPVIFMLHGYGSNEEDLFSFAGELPKEYTIISLRAPYRLPEFGYAWYSINFDEEQDRWSNNEQAIKSRDLVVDFIDEACKLFNLDTKNITLLGFSQGSILSMSIAISYPRKIRNVIALSGYLNTEILKEDYNEENHSALHFYVSHGTSDQVIPIEWARKTPEFLKNLGIECVYEEFPVGHGVAPQNFYSFRNWLSNN
- the miaA gene encoding tRNA (adenosine(37)-N6)-dimethylallyltransferase MiaA — translated: MIEEHNNLLITVVGPTAIGKTRLAIELAKQFDTEIISCDSRQFFKEMRIGTAVPEPSELEAVKHHFIQHKSIFDSYSVGDFERDAIQLLEELFENRKVVVMVGGSGLYADAVIKGLDEFPEVPEEVRAELNQKYLQKGIEYLQEELKKLDFVQYSRMDIQNPQRLIRALEVCLASGKPYSSFLNRKETKRNFSHIEIGLTAERDIVYQRINQRVEQMLEQGLLCEVQELIPYKNLNALQTVGYRELFQFFEGKYSLDFAIEEIKKNTRRFAKRQYTWFGKNENIKWFDYQCNISDVLKQINFNRSD
- a CDS encoding chaperone modulator CbpM; the encoded protein is MEGRISREEIIRIYNIEIAFFNELEACGLIQTEVVDETIYLNYDQLSNFERFTNWYYDLEVNMPGLEIIHHLLNQIQSLQEENRKLLGR